A single window of Leptospira semungkisensis DNA harbors:
- the ilvB gene encoding biosynthetic-type acetolactate synthase large subunit yields METITKEDKAWIYEKKAPQNGAELIVTYLKRRAIQNVYGIPGGANLPLYDALHGSGIRHILARQEQGGGFMAQGEARITKKASVCLASSGPGVTNLITAVADAKSDSIPLVAITGQVPLSLIGTDAFQEIDTYGLSLPITKKNYLVRSIAELIHVLPEAFKIAEGGRPGPVWIDVPKDIQASPISISMPQIEEIWKREEVGAPKMDPFISEADISKFFSYLENSKQPVLYIGGGVKQSSSERLIMELAEAQDIPVVSTLMGLDSFPQTHSLSLGMLGMHGAPYTNMLLAEADLLLAFGVRFDDRATGKLDTFCPNAKVIHVDIDYKEIGKLRKPDFGFCADLKFFLESLGKFPERRRAGWLERVRSYKDRFPLSPVSTQEGYSPDSIIRTCAEFLGSKAIVTTDVGQHQMWVAQYYPFQEQGTFLTSGGLGTMGFGLPCSIGAALASPDRTVACFSGDGSILMNIQELDTLSELKVNVKIIIFDNRNLGLVRQQQNLFYGSRYNGSAYPSESKFSKIGRAFGIPSLDLGEEGKTLEDLRSFLTADGPGLVVIPIHPDLQVLPMVPPGKSNLEMLLG; encoded by the coding sequence ATGGAAACGATCACAAAGGAAGATAAGGCCTGGATTTACGAGAAGAAGGCTCCTCAAAACGGAGCGGAGCTAATCGTAACTTATTTGAAACGCAGGGCAATCCAAAATGTCTATGGGATTCCTGGCGGCGCCAATCTACCGTTATACGATGCTCTGCATGGAAGCGGTATCCGTCATATTCTTGCCAGACAGGAACAAGGCGGGGGATTTATGGCTCAAGGAGAGGCAAGGATCACAAAGAAAGCCTCGGTTTGTCTGGCTTCTTCTGGGCCAGGGGTTACAAACCTAATTACTGCCGTTGCGGATGCAAAATCAGATTCTATTCCGTTAGTCGCTATTACAGGGCAGGTGCCTCTCTCCCTGATTGGAACGGATGCATTCCAAGAAATCGATACATACGGCTTATCTTTACCTATTACTAAAAAGAATTATCTAGTGCGTTCTATTGCGGAGTTAATCCATGTACTGCCGGAAGCATTTAAAATTGCGGAAGGAGGGAGACCAGGACCTGTTTGGATTGATGTTCCTAAGGACATACAAGCTTCTCCTATTTCGATCTCTATGCCTCAAATCGAAGAGATTTGGAAAAGAGAAGAAGTAGGTGCTCCCAAAATGGATCCTTTCATTTCGGAGGCAGACATTTCTAAATTCTTCTCTTATTTAGAAAATTCTAAACAACCTGTTCTTTATATAGGAGGAGGAGTAAAGCAATCTAGCTCTGAAAGGCTTATCATGGAGCTTGCGGAAGCGCAGGACATCCCAGTTGTATCCACTTTGATGGGTTTGGATTCTTTTCCACAAACTCATTCTCTTTCTTTGGGAATGCTTGGAATGCACGGAGCTCCTTATACGAATATGCTTTTGGCAGAGGCCGATTTGCTTTTAGCTTTCGGTGTTCGATTCGACGATAGAGCCACTGGCAAACTGGATACTTTCTGTCCGAATGCTAAGGTAATACATGTAGATATAGACTATAAGGAGATTGGAAAATTAAGAAAACCTGATTTTGGTTTTTGCGCCGATCTGAAATTCTTTCTAGAAAGTTTAGGGAAGTTTCCTGAAAGAAGGAGAGCAGGCTGGCTGGAAAGGGTTCGTTCGTATAAGGATCGCTTTCCTTTGAGCCCTGTTTCTACTCAGGAAGGCTATTCTCCGGATTCTATCATCCGTACTTGTGCGGAATTTTTGGGTTCTAAAGCAATCGTAACGACGGATGTAGGCCAACATCAAATGTGGGTGGCTCAATATTATCCTTTCCAAGAGCAAGGAACCTTTTTGACTTCCGGAGGACTTGGAACAATGGGATTCGGATTGCCTTGCTCTATAGGGGCGGCCTTAGCGAGTCCTGACAGAACTGTCGCATGTTTTTCGGGCGATGGTTCTATCCTAATGAATATCCAAGAGTTGGATACTTTGAGTGAGCTGAAGGTAAATGTTAAAATTATAATATTCGATAATCGGAATCTAGGTCTTGTTCGACAGCAGCAGAATTTATTTTACGGTTCTAGATACAATGGGAGCGCTTATCCTTCCGAATCTAAGTTTTCTAAGATCGGAAGAGCATTCGGGATCCCTAGTTTGGATCTGGGAGAAGAAGGAAAAACCTTAGAAGATCTTAGGTCCTTTCTGACTGCGGATGGACCTGGGCTTGTGGTGATCCCGATCCATCCGGATCTGCAAGTTCTACCTATGGTTCCTCCGGGCAAAAGCAATTTGGAGATGCTCTTAGGTTGA
- a CDS encoding anthranilate synthase component II: MKVLLVDHHDSFSYNLFQLAGEILEEEFPFRFKMDVIRQNEVDFSKIVDSKYDRIILSPGPGTPTEPEYFGGSLRILQELGGKIPILGVCLGMQGMGYFAGASIKKADYPMHGKISEIENDGQGIFEDLPKQIKAMRYHSLIVEEESLPKEWERTAYAGNELMGLRNREMKMEGIQFHPESFATEGGRRMLSNFLIQGLGS; the protein is encoded by the coding sequence ATGAAGGTTTTACTCGTAGATCATCACGATTCATTCTCCTACAATCTATTCCAACTTGCGGGAGAGATTTTAGAAGAAGAGTTTCCGTTTCGATTCAAAATGGATGTGATCCGTCAGAATGAGGTGGACTTCTCTAAGATTGTAGATTCGAAGTACGATCGGATCATTCTTTCTCCAGGGCCAGGCACTCCTACTGAGCCAGAATACTTCGGTGGTTCTTTAAGAATCTTACAAGAGTTAGGTGGTAAAATCCCTATACTTGGAGTGTGTTTAGGAATGCAAGGAATGGGATACTTTGCTGGAGCTTCGATCAAGAAAGCGGATTATCCAATGCACGGAAAGATCTCGGAAATAGAGAACGATGGCCAGGGAATATTCGAAGACTTACCGAAACAGATCAAGGCCATGAGGTATCATTCCTTAATAGTAGAAGAAGAAAGTCTGCCGAAAGAATGGGAAAGGACCGCGTATGCGGGAAATGAGCTCATGGGTCTCAGGAACAGGGAAATGAAAATGGAAGGAATACAATTTCATCCGGAATCCTTTGCCACGGAGGGAGGACGAAGAATGCTTTCAAATTTCTTAATACAAGGATTAGGAAGCTAA
- the tpx gene encoding thiol peroxidase, which produces MASVTLKGSPVQLEGKLLEVGAKAPDFSGIGKDLSSKSLKDYSGKVKILVGVPSLDTSVCAMETKKFHERAAKLDNGIVTLVISGDLPFAMNRFCTMEGLDSPNLITLSQFRDFSFSKAYGTHIADGGLKGLSARAVFVLDKDDVIQYTELVPEIASEPNYEAVINAAKKLV; this is translated from the coding sequence ATGGCAAGCGTTACTCTAAAAGGAAGTCCAGTCCAACTGGAAGGAAAATTATTAGAAGTTGGTGCAAAGGCACCGGACTTCTCAGGAATCGGAAAAGATCTAAGCTCGAAATCATTAAAGGATTATAGTGGAAAAGTCAAGATCCTAGTCGGAGTCCCAAGCCTAGACACATCCGTCTGCGCAATGGAAACCAAAAAATTCCATGAAAGAGCGGCCAAGCTCGACAATGGGATCGTAACGTTAGTCATCTCGGGAGATCTTCCTTTCGCGATGAATCGTTTCTGCACTATGGAAGGATTGGATTCTCCAAACCTGATCACTCTCTCACAATTCAGGGACTTTTCCTTTTCCAAAGCGTATGGAACCCATATCGCCGACGGTGGATTAAAAGGCCTCTCCGCAAGAGCAGTATTCGTATTGGATAAAGACGATGTGATCCAATATACTGAGCTTGTTCCGGAAATTGCAAGTGAGCCGAACTACGAAGCAGTGATCAACGCTGCAAAAAAATTAGTTTAA
- a CDS encoding phosphoribosylpyrophosphate synthetase, which produces MKDSSHSFETVTDAVNSLKAEGYSEDYNLHWNKNNKECRIYVSTSEFKVDRFYRFEGDTDPADEAIVYAISSDTFKEKGTLVDGYGIYSEQEVSELVAKLIPL; this is translated from the coding sequence ATGAAAGACTCAAGCCATTCTTTTGAAACAGTAACGGACGCAGTAAACAGCTTAAAGGCGGAAGGCTATTCAGAAGATTATAATTTGCATTGGAATAAGAATAACAAAGAATGTAGAATATACGTCAGCACTTCCGAATTTAAAGTAGATCGGTTTTATCGATTCGAAGGCGATACGGACCCTGCAGACGAAGCCATTGTCTACGCAATTTCCTCGGATACATTCAAAGAGAAAGGGACCCTAGTAGACGGTTATGGGATCTACTCCGAGCAAGAGGTAAGCGAACTCGTTGCAAAGCTGATCCCTCTTTGA
- a CDS encoding DUF3995 domain-containing protein, whose protein sequence is MDWTKTISVLTGSVLFFLSSLHIFWAFGGRIGYFSAIPEIGGKPAFTPSRSLTLLVALALFCFGMVAFWSGGFLSLENSNSRWFAFGISLLFFGRAIGDFKLVGFFKKIRSTRFAKNDDYLYSPVCILLSIAYFFLGASTLFP, encoded by the coding sequence TTGGACTGGACCAAGACGATCAGCGTTCTTACAGGTTCCGTTCTATTCTTTCTCTCCTCACTTCATATTTTCTGGGCGTTCGGGGGAAGGATCGGATACTTCTCCGCAATTCCTGAAATCGGCGGCAAGCCCGCATTTACTCCCAGCAGGAGCTTAACTCTTTTAGTTGCTCTGGCTCTTTTCTGTTTCGGAATGGTGGCATTCTGGTCGGGCGGATTCCTTTCTCTCGAAAATTCGAATAGCAGGTGGTTTGCCTTCGGGATCTCTCTCCTATTTTTCGGAAGAGCCATCGGGGATTTTAAACTCGTAGGTTTTTTTAAGAAGATACGATCGACTCGATTTGCAAAGAACGATGACTATCTCTATTCACCAGTTTGCATTTTGCTAAGTATCGCTTACTTCTTTTTAGGTGCTTCTACACTTTTCCCTTGA
- a CDS encoding anthranilate synthase component I family protein, whose translation MSIEVQNLRKEAQSLSPKPILRSFPLKEEDTLEFFQKILEVSDTAVLLESLGPETDNSRFSFISAFPKRIFSAKEDRLYSDGKQIGAGNPYELLSQIFSPVGSFLEYTEAGGGGLYGYLSYEAANDMESSLELREHPEFSKFQFAWMEDGILIDRRTGESKYFHYGTDRYILFEEVYRSYASKSSQFFASDLGFSKTKDEHREMVRKALEEIKSGNTFQCQIGFRKTFRIGNGEESSELKKGDLELYKALRKVNPSPFMFFLSFSDEVHLGASPELLFRLKDGLAESFPLAGTIRRGSSPEEDQRLALQLLSDPKEIAEHNMLVDLHRNDLGRVSKFGTVKVRDSFSLKRFSHVQHLSTEVSGILRPGKDMFSGLAASFPTGTLSGAPKIESMKIIQRIENDPRGPYGGAVGKFGFDGNCSFCIPIRSYFRKKEEGVIRASGGIVFDSDPDYEYAEIGHKLGAVLRAMEVLK comes from the coding sequence ATGTCTATAGAAGTGCAAAATTTAAGAAAAGAAGCACAATCTCTTTCCCCTAAACCGATTCTTAGATCCTTTCCCTTGAAAGAGGAGGATACTTTAGAATTCTTTCAAAAAATTTTAGAAGTATCGGATACTGCGGTTCTCCTGGAAAGTTTGGGGCCGGAGACGGATAATTCTAGATTTAGTTTTATTTCAGCATTTCCGAAACGGATCTTCTCCGCAAAAGAAGATCGATTGTATTCGGATGGAAAACAGATCGGAGCAGGAAATCCGTATGAACTTCTCTCTCAGATCTTCAGCCCTGTGGGAAGTTTTTTGGAATATACCGAAGCGGGAGGTGGAGGGTTATACGGTTATCTCTCTTACGAAGCTGCAAATGATATGGAGTCGAGCTTGGAGCTAAGAGAACATCCCGAGTTTTCTAAGTTTCAGTTCGCTTGGATGGAAGATGGGATACTGATCGATCGAAGGACTGGAGAGTCTAAATATTTCCATTACGGAACAGATCGCTATATCTTATTCGAAGAAGTTTATAGAAGCTACGCTTCGAAGAGCAGTCAATTCTTTGCTTCCGATTTGGGATTTTCCAAAACCAAAGATGAACATAGAGAGATGGTGCGTAAAGCCTTAGAAGAGATCAAGAGCGGAAATACTTTCCAATGCCAGATCGGTTTCAGAAAGACTTTTAGAATCGGAAACGGAGAAGAAAGTTCCGAACTCAAGAAAGGAGATCTGGAACTTTATAAAGCATTAAGAAAAGTGAATCCTTCTCCTTTCATGTTCTTTCTTTCCTTCTCGGACGAAGTTCATCTAGGAGCGAGTCCAGAACTTTTGTTTAGATTGAAGGATGGGCTTGCGGAAAGTTTTCCTCTGGCCGGCACAATCCGAAGAGGAAGCTCTCCTGAAGAAGACCAAAGACTTGCATTGCAACTTCTCTCGGATCCTAAGGAGATCGCAGAGCATAATATGCTTGTGGATCTGCATCGAAACGATTTAGGAAGGGTTTCTAAATTTGGAACGGTAAAGGTGAGAGATTCTTTTTCCTTAAAACGTTTCAGTCATGTGCAGCATCTCTCAACAGAAGTCTCCGGAATTTTGAGACCAGGAAAGGATATGTTTTCCGGACTGGCCGCTTCTTTTCCGACGGGAACCTTGAGTGGGGCTCCCAAGATCGAGTCTATGAAGATCATCCAGAGAATAGAGAATGATCCTCGAGGACCATACGGTGGAGCAGTGGGAAAATTCGGCTTCGATGGAAATTGTTCCTTCTGCATTCCGATCCGAAGTTACTTTAGAAAAAAAGAAGAGGGAGTGATCCGAGCTTCCGGTGGGATCGTGTTCGATTCCGATCCGGATTATGAATACGCGGAGATAGGCCACAAGTTAGGAGCTGTCCTGAGAGCAATGGAGGTTTTGAAATGA
- a CDS encoding aldehyde dehydrogenase family protein: MSSTATQSTATAPTSAGVTAFPSANPKEMQRVFDVQKRHFHQVLKVSKANDRIKLLKKLLASVERLTPEIKAALQKDFRKAPHETDLTEIMPSVAELKDAIRHLKSWMKPERVKTPVSLFGATSTVVYEPKGVTLIIAPWNYPFYLAIAPLTAAIAAGNTAIIKPSEFTPETSKLLSKLVKETFQEGEVAVFEGDHTVSTALMELPFDHIFFTGSTHVGKIVMAAAAKNLSTVTLELGGKSPAIVVPGANLKKAAKKLVWGKIMNAGQTCVAPDYLLLPEGKTEEFVKHAKDAVKSYYGDSAADIKSNKDFCRLVNQRNFQRVSGYIHEAVEKGGKIVMGGETDSSENYIEPTLIANIPDNARIMEDEIFGPVMPILTYKNLDEAVEKVLSKPKPLALYVFGSDSKAINKVLKETSSGGAAVNDVIIHLANPNLPFGGINHSGHGSYHGWWGFKTFSHEKSVFKQAAFSSIEMLYPPYTGFVDRMIQLTKKFFV, translated from the coding sequence ATGTCCAGTACAGCTACCCAATCCACCGCGACAGCTCCCACTTCTGCCGGAGTGACCGCGTTCCCTTCTGCTAATCCAAAAGAAATGCAGAGAGTATTCGATGTTCAAAAGCGCCATTTTCATCAGGTGTTAAAAGTTTCTAAGGCAAATGATAGAATCAAACTCTTGAAGAAACTTCTCGCATCTGTCGAAAGATTGACTCCGGAGATCAAGGCCGCCTTGCAAAAGGATTTCAGAAAGGCTCCTCATGAAACTGATCTTACCGAGATCATGCCTTCCGTTGCGGAATTGAAAGACGCGATCCGCCACTTAAAAAGTTGGATGAAACCTGAGAGAGTAAAAACTCCAGTTTCACTTTTCGGAGCGACTAGCACTGTAGTATACGAGCCGAAGGGAGTGACTCTGATCATTGCTCCTTGGAACTATCCTTTCTATCTTGCGATTGCTCCTTTGACTGCGGCTATCGCTGCGGGAAATACCGCGATCATCAAGCCTTCCGAGTTTACTCCTGAGACTTCTAAGCTTCTTTCCAAGTTAGTGAAAGAAACCTTCCAAGAAGGAGAAGTTGCCGTATTCGAAGGAGATCATACTGTTTCTACCGCTCTGATGGAGTTACCTTTCGATCATATTTTCTTCACAGGAAGTACTCATGTAGGTAAGATTGTGATGGCTGCTGCCGCTAAGAATCTTTCTACAGTGACCTTGGAGCTGGGAGGAAAATCTCCTGCTATCGTAGTTCCTGGAGCGAATCTCAAGAAGGCTGCTAAGAAATTGGTTTGGGGAAAAATCATGAACGCAGGCCAGACCTGTGTTGCTCCTGACTATCTTCTCTTGCCAGAAGGAAAGACCGAAGAATTCGTGAAGCATGCTAAGGACGCAGTTAAGTCTTATTATGGAGATTCTGCTGCAGATATAAAAAGCAATAAGGACTTCTGCCGTTTAGTGAACCAAAGAAATTTCCAGAGAGTCTCCGGATACATTCACGAAGCAGTTGAAAAGGGCGGTAAGATCGTAATGGGGGGAGAAACAGATTCTTCTGAGAATTATATCGAGCCTACTCTCATCGCAAACATTCCTGATAATGCAAGGATCATGGAAGATGAAATCTTTGGACCTGTTATGCCGATTCTTACCTATAAGAATCTGGATGAAGCAGTCGAAAAAGTTCTCTCTAAACCGAAACCACTCGCGCTCTATGTTTTCGGAAGCGATTCTAAAGCCATCAATAAGGTTTTGAAAGAAACTTCTTCCGGCGGTGCAGCAGTGAACGATGTGATCATTCATCTTGCAAACCCGAATCTTCCTTTTGGAGGGATCAATCACTCCGGCCACGGAAGTTATCATGGTTGGTGGGGATTCAAGACATTCTCTCATGAGAAGTCGGTATTTAAACAAGCCGCTTTCTCTTCGATAGAAATGCTCTATCCTCCTTATACAGGATTCGTGGATAGAATGATCCAATTGACTAAGAAGTTCTTCGTTTAA